One Orrella dioscoreae genomic window carries:
- a CDS encoding S26 family signal peptidase, translating to MTTQSNTTCTHEAVPHSRSRRRARLALAGFAAVGFAALAWAAFVSPLPRLTYNPSDSVAVGWYRIEPFDPRTASLPRPLSVDSIVLVPLPDRAAMLAAQRGYLPTRVPLLKRVGAVASQHVCIVAGQVRIDGVPAAAALPADRQGRPLPSLRLCRRLEPGELFLLSATNSASFDSRYFGPVSASAVIGVAHPVWLETRP from the coding sequence ATGACGACCCAATCCAACACCACATGCACGCACGAAGCCGTGCCGCATTCTCGCTCGCGCCGACGCGCTCGCCTCGCGCTGGCGGGCTTCGCCGCAGTCGGCTTCGCTGCGCTGGCCTGGGCAGCTTTCGTGTCGCCGCTGCCGCGTCTGACCTACAACCCGTCCGACAGCGTGGCGGTCGGTTGGTATCGCATTGAACCGTTCGACCCACGCACCGCCTCGCTGCCACGTCCGCTGTCCGTGGACAGCATCGTGCTGGTGCCGTTGCCTGACAGGGCCGCCATGCTGGCTGCGCAGCGCGGCTACCTGCCGACGCGCGTGCCGCTGCTCAAACGTGTGGGCGCGGTCGCGTCGCAACACGTTTGCATCGTCGCCGGGCAGGTACGCATCGACGGCGTGCCTGCGGCCGCCGCGCTGCCTGCCGACCGGCAGGGCCGGCCGCTGCCATCCTTGCGGCTTTGCCGCCGCCTCGAACCGGGCGAGCTGTTCCTGTTGAGCGCGACCAACTCGGCGTCGTTCGACAGCCGCTATTTCGGCCCGGTCAGCGCATCCGCCGTGATCGGCGTCGCGCATCCGGTCTGGCTGGAGACACGCCCATGA